In Corvus cornix cornix isolate S_Up_H32 chromosome 4A, ASM73873v5, whole genome shotgun sequence, one genomic interval encodes:
- the SLITRK4 gene encoding SLIT and NTRK-like protein 4, with translation MILWLFLVLSSPVSSTTADADISVEICNVCSCVSVENVLYVNCEKVAVYRPNQLKPPWSNFYHLNFQNNLLIILYPNSFLNFTHAVSLQLGNNKLQNIEGGAFMGLSALKQLHLNNNELKILRADTFLGIENLEYLQADYNLIKFIERGAFNKLHKLKVLILNDNLISFLPDNIFRFASLTHLDIRGNRIQKLPYIGVLEHIGRIVELQLEDNPWNCTCDLLPLKAWLENMPYNIYIGEAICETPSDLYGRLLKETNKQELCSMGTGSDFDVRILPPSQLEPGYSTPNGHTTQTSVHRLVTKPPKTTNPSKISGIVAGKALSNRNLSQIVSYQTRVPPLTPCPVPCVCKTHPSDLGLSVNCQERNIESMAELVPKPLNAKKLHVNGNYIKDVDTTDFAEFEGLDLLHLGSNRISVIKGDVFRNLTNLRRLYLNGNQIERLSPEMFAGLHNLQYLYLEYNVIKEILAGTFDLMPNLQLLYLNNNLLRSLPAYIFAGAPLARLNLRNNHFMYLPVSGVLDQLKSLTQIDLEGNPWDCTCDLVALKLWLEKLNDGIVVKELRCETPVQFANIELKSLKNEILCPKLLNKPSALFTSPMPAVIFTTPPGPVRSPPGGPVPLSILILSILVVLILTVFVAFCLLVFVLRRNKKPTVKHEGIGNQECSSMQLQLRKHDHKSNKKDGLGAEAFIPQTIEQMSKSHTCGLKESETGFTFADPPGQKVILRNMNDKEKDLLHVDTRKRLSTIDELDELFPGRDSNVFIQNFLESKKEYNSIGVSGFEIRYPEKLQDKKNKKSLIGGNHSKIVVEQRKSEYFELKAKLQGSPDYLQVLEEQTALNKI, from the coding sequence ATGATTCTGTGGCTCTTTCTGGTTCTGTCATCTCCAGTTTCTTCTACAACTGCAGATGCTGATATATCTGTGGAAATTTGCAATGTTTGCTCCTGTGTGTCAGTTGAGAATGTCCTCTATGTCAACTGTGAGAAGGTTGCAGTCTACAGACCAAATCAGCTTAAACCACCATGGTCTAATTTTTACCACCTCAACTTTCAAAACAACCTGCTAATTATTCTGTATCCAAATTCCTTTCTTAATTTTACACATGCAGTGTCCTTGCAACTGGGTAATAATAAGTTACAGAACATTGAGGGAGGGGCCTTTATGGGTCTTAGTGCATTAAAGCAGTTGCACTTGAACAACAACGAATTAAAGATTCTCCGGGCTGACACCTTCCTTGGCATAGAGAACTTGGAGTATCTCCAAGCTGACTACAATTTAATCAAGTTTATTGAACGGGGAGCCTTCAATAAGCTTCACAAGCTGAAAGTCCTGATACTTAATGACAATCTGATTTCATTCCTTCCCGATAATATTTTTCGATTTGCTTCTCTAACCCATCTGGATATACGGGGGAATCGAATACAGAAGCTTCCATACATTGGAGTTCTGGAGCACATCGGGCGAATAGTTGAACTGCAGCTGGAAGACAACCCCTGGAATTGTACTTGTGATTTGTTGCCTTTGAAAGCGTGGCTGGAGAACATGCCCTATAACATCTACATTGGAGAGGCTATCTGTGAAACACCCAGTGACTTGTATGGAAGGCTGCTGAAAGAAACCAAtaagcaggagctgtgctccaTGGGGACAGGGAGTGATTTTGACGTGCGCATCCTGCCTCCCTCACAGCTGGAGCCCGGTTACAGCACACCCAACGGCCACACCACTCAAACATCAGTGCACAGATTAGTCACAAAGCCGCCAAAAACTACAAATCCTTCGAAGATCTCGGGGATAGTAGCAGGCAAAGCTCTGTCTAATCGCAATCTCAGTCAGATCGTATCTTACCAGACCAGGGTGCCTCCTCTAACTCCTTGTCCAGTCCCTTGTGTTTGCAAAACTCATCCTTCAGACTTGGGATTAAGTGTAAATTGCCAGGAAAGAAATATAGAATCAATGGCTGAACTAGTACCAAAACCTTTAAATGCCAAGAAACTGCATGTAAATGGCAACTATATTAAGGATGTGGATACTACAGATTTCGCTGAGTTTGAGGGACTGGATTTGCTCCATTTAGGCAGCAATCGGATTTCAGTGATCAAAGGAGATGTTTTCCGCAACCTTACAAATTTACGGAGATTGTATCTCAATGGCAATCAGATAGAGCGTCTGAGCCCAGAAATGTTTGCTGGCCTCCACAACTTGCAGTATCTGTATTTGGAATACAATGTTATCAAAGAAATCCTAGCAGGCACCTTTGACTTAATGCCAAATTTGCAGTTGCTCTACCTGAACAACAATCTTCTGCGAAGCTTGCCAGCGTATATTTTTGCTGGTGCACCACTTGCTAGACTGAATCTGAGGAACAATCACTTCATGTATTTACCTGTAAGTGGTGTTCTTGATCAGCTAAAATCTCTTACACAAATAGATTTGGAAGGTAATCCATGGGACTGCACTTGTGATTTAGTTGCTTTAAAACTGTGGCTTGAAAAGCTAAATGACGGTATTGTGGTGAAGGAATTGAGATGTGAAACACCTGTGCAGTTTGCTAACATAGAACTTAAGTCTCTGAAAAATGAGATTCTCTGCCCTAAACTTTTAAACAAGCCATCTGCTCTGTTCACTAGTCCTATGCCTGCTGTTATTTTTACAACACCACCGGGACCAGTCCGGAGTCCTCCTGGTGGCCCAGTTCCATTGTCCATCCTAATCTTAAGCATATTGGTTGTGCTGATTTTAACagtgtttgttgctttttgtcttcttgtttttgtgCTTCGGCGCAACAAAAAACCAACTGTAAAGCATGAAGGGATTGGAAACCAAGAGTGCAGTTCTATGCAACTGCAGCTTAGAAAGCATGATCACAAGTCAAACAAAAAAGATGGACTGGGTGCAGAGGCCTTCATTCCTCAAACCATTGAGCAGATGAGCAAAAGTCATACCTGTGGCTTGAAAGAGTCTGAAACAGGCTTCACGTTTGCTGACCCACCAGGGCAAAAAGTCATTCTGAGAAATATGAATGACAAGGAGAAAGATTTATTGCATGTGGATACCAGAAAAAGACTTAGCACAATCGATGAACTGGATGAGTTATTCCCTGGAAGGGATTCCAAtgtatttattcaaaattttcttGAAAGTAAAAAAGAATACAACAGCATAGGGGTCAGTGGCTTTGAAATACGTTACCCAGAGAAactgcaagacaaaaaaaacaagaaatctCTAATAGGTGGTAATCATAGTAAAATTGTAGTagaacaaaggaaaagtgaaTATTTTGAACTAAAAGCTAAACTTCAAGGTTCACCTGACTACCTACAAGTCCTTGAAGAACAAACAGCTTTGAATAAAATATAG